The proteins below are encoded in one region of Aspergillus nidulans FGSC A4 chromosome III:
- a CDS encoding SANT/Myb-like DNA-binding domain-containing protein (transcript_id=CADANIAT00005607), translating into MAARPQSRSQSRQRQDLSKFQGSPSSRRMTRSQSREIEGLQVNSNRLIGNERRSKRVQSKALDPVVEESPLKQPHQTGDRHAKAATPDPDVADITGTTFVQEPETDFEAGILLDALRDIEQNGNDVLELLIPSKGRLVDAVKKANQLSDPRNTQSKRLLRLLKILDEDIKIFGSHTYIDVDGVVRKVSSALADRREDLEDWSPAPILQMANCARFACEILLAGTNPNSQRQAIRNIQKLFPRPFMTGLAGAGEEKEAGESVLEKETLNLALEIRTQSLISQLEDNQDSPGSDSKNFVRLCFFTDSSRKSPLRGFNLPNLSNADGTLPAQYTDDVQNRYEEILLGEMDGVFDVNELRSSYNWQRFVLHAAHWVRKRTDELHVEVKKRISTQAVRYTLSNAKASSFGSTLGASEAEPSGELQEAGGDTTRQDAVAEGFPAGLEPQPQPQPQQPESRDVHRDTERRRSSRPSFLNSASIQRITQRQERLRSGTETSERRQQPDTVQPGTPTGNELPAVDRQIPSNRSSQHTLFHERVPSLDDGPTLVTEEPELNFGEDSEFANVDESTHIERSRSPSVAPRRTAPWRPEPTSSAQTTDSLMPTQSQMVWEAVKDGLSRQPVSSPRRSVTSRFIDRQPDAARVSPIRDDDSQQSAVRRVESRVSRKRARASTVTDSDVEESIFDHDDRSPDIESQRAKKPQPERKKRPRLEEAESRRLDTSTDTHQETVVEEPSRPARQRTAQPASISSQRSVGQYTAKPRNSWTEAEDNRLIRLMKDHGHKWSLIERQNIAQPAEEGEVRIEGRGQVAFKDRARNMKISYYREGLRIPDYLEHVTMKEKDVEKLLERGITNILPHDMEAYNRARAR; encoded by the exons ATGGCAGCACGCCCACAGTCACGGTCGCAGTCGCGTCAGCGACAGGATCTCTCGAAGTTCCAAGGGTCGCCAAGTAGTAGACGTATGACTAGAAGCCAGAGCCGCGAAATCGAAGGGCTTCAAGTCAACTCCAACAGATTAATTGGAAATGAAAGACGAAGTAAGCGGGTGCAAAGCAAGG CCCTCGACCCTGTTGTCGAAGAATCTCCCCTTAAACAACCCCACCAAACGGGCGATCGCCACGCCAAAGCGGCTACTCCAGATCCCGATGTCGCGGACATTACGGGAACCACTTTTGTACAAGAGCCGGAGACAGATTTTGAAGCGGGAATTCTGCTTGACGCGCTTCGTGACATTGAGCAAAACGGAAACGATGTGCTGGAGCTCCTTATTCCTAGCAAGGGCAGATTGGTGGACGCCGTGAAAAAAGCCAACCAGCTCAGTGACCCCAGGAACACTCAAAGCAAGCGCCTGCTCCGGTTACTCAAGATTCTCGATGAAGATATCAAAATCTTTGGTAGCCATACCTATATCGACGTTGATGGCGTCGTTCGTAAGGTCTCTTCTGCACTTGCCGATAGGCGTGAGGACTTGGAGGACTGGAGTCCGGCCCCGATTTTGCAAATGGCAAACTGTGCACGGTTCGCATGCGAGATACTTCTAGCAGGCACAAATCCAAACTCACAGAGGCAAGCAATCAGGAACATCCAAAAACTTTTTCCTCGGCCGTTTATGACGGGCctagctggcgctggagaggagaaagaggccgGTGAGAGTGTTCTAGAAAAAGAGACTTTGAATCTTGCTTTAGAGATTCGCACCCAGTCTTTGATCTCACAATTGGAGGATAACCAGGATAGCCCCGGTTCCGATTCCAAGAATTTCGTCAGACTCTGCTTTTTCACGGATTCGTCGCGAAAATCGCCATTGCGCGGTTTCAATCTGCCAAACTTAAGCAATGCTGATGGCACTCTTCCCGCACAGTATACCGATGACGTTCAGAACCGCTACGAGGAAATCCTCCTGGGCGAAATGGATGGAGTATTCGATGTAAATGAGTTGAGAAGCTCTTATAATTGGCAGCGATTCGTTCTGCACGCAGCGCATTGGGTCCGCAAAAGGACAGATGAACTACATGTCGAGGTGAAGAAGCGGATAAGCACACAGGCTGTTCGCTACACGTTATCTAACGCCAAGGCCTCCAGCTTCGGCAGCACATTGGGAGCTTCAGAGGCAGAACCCAGTGGTGAgcttcaagaagctggaggagatacCACGAGACAGGATGCTGTTGCAGAGGGATTCCCTGCAGGACTagagccgcagccgcaaccgCAACCACAGCAGCCTGAGTCTCGGGATGTCCATAGGGATACAGAGCGGAGGCGCTCTTCGAGACC TTCATTCTTGAATTCTGCTTCAATCCAACGCATTACACAAAGACAAGAGCGCCTCCGATCTGGAACCGAAACATCTGAGCGTCGCCAACAACCTGATACTGTCCAGCCAGGAACCCCGACAGGGAACGAACTGCCTGCTGTTGATCGTCAGATACCCTCAAACCGCTCGTCTCAACATACTTTGTTTCATGAGCGCGTCCCGTCTCTTGATGATGGTCCCACGCTGGTTACTGAAGAACCTGAGCTAAATTTTGGCGAAGATTCGGAGTTTGCCAACGTAGACGAGAGCACCCATATAGAGAGATCTCGCAGCCCTTCTGTTGCCCCTAGAAGGACAGCGCCTTGGCGACCGGAGCCTACTTCCAGCGCTCAGACGACAGACAGCTTGATGCCAACTCAGAGTCAGATGGTATGggaggctgtcaaggatgGTTTATCTAGACAGCCGGTTTCGAGTCCACGCCGCAGTGTTACTTCACGATTCATCGACCGCCAACCAGATGCCGCGCGGGTATCGCCGATCCGAGATGACGACTCACAACAAAGCGCTGTTAGACGTGTTGAGTCGCGTGTATCTCGGAAACGTGCGCGGGCGAGTACTGTGACGGATTCTGACGTCGAAGAATCCATCTTTGATCATGATGATCGCTCGCCGGATATCGAGAGCCAACGAGCGAAAAAGCCGCAgccagaaagaaagaagcgacCACGACTGGAAGAGGCGGAGTCACGAAGGCTGGATACCAGCACTGACACCCACCAAGAAACTGTTGTAGAGGAACCCTCTCGCCCAGCGCGCCAGAGAACAGCGCAGCCTGCCTCGATCAGCTCCCAGCGCTCCGTCGGGCAATACAcagcaaagcccaggaataGCTGGACGGAAGCTGAAGATAACAGGCTTATACGCTTGATGAAGGATCACGGTCACAAGTGGTCACTGATAGAAAGGCAGAACATTGCACAGCCGGCTGAAGAGGGCGAAGTGCGAATTGAAGGCCGCGGCCAGGTGGCCTTTAAGGATCGAGCTCGGAATATGAAGATCTCTTATTATCG GGAGGGACTTCGCATTCCCGATTACCTCGAGCATGTGACcatgaaagagaaggatgtgGAAAAGCTTTTGGAGCGAGGGATAACAAATATCCTGCCGCATGACATGGAAGCCTATAacagagctcgagctcgTTGA
- a CDS encoding uncharacterized protein (transcript_id=CADANIAT00005608): MHLSKTLIPLALLAPLAAAIPDDANPLLDILTADDSTPESAYSVNPAVAETAVGAPVGVSGPVATSSPSADDSDSETETEISNASTGSGSVSTSSAEPETTADAPSTTTTSIPTNILTAIESDPTGSAAGSMTTVVATTTTHQSGSGAAETSSTATATPSDGSEGSAASPTPTDDGAAAVLGSPASMLGAVLLSFAVRFF, from the coding sequence ATGCATCTCTCCAAGACCCTCATTCCActcgccctcctcgcccCCTTGGCAGCCGCGATTCCCGACGATGCAAACCCGCTCTTAGACATTCTGACAGCCGACGACTCAACTCCTGAGTCTGCCTACAGCGTCAACCCTGCCGTCGCTGAAACCGCCGTCGGTGCACCCGTTGGCGTCAGCGGCCCTGTCGCGACTAGCAGCCCTTCGGCTGATGACTCGGATTCCGAGACCGAGACCGAGATCTCCAACGCCAGCACAGGCTCTGGCAGtgtcagcaccagcagcgctgAGCCGGAAACAACTGCGGACGCCCCAAGCACCACCACGACGTCAATCCCTACAAACATCCTCACGGCCATTGAATCCGACCCTACGGGCTCCGCGGCTGGATCTATGACGACTGTGGTTGCTACTACTACAACCCACCAATCGGGCTCCGGTGCTGCCGAGACTTCGTCCACTGCCACTGCAACTCCCTCTGATGGTAGCGAGGGCAGTGCTGCGTCCCCGACGCCGACGGATGATGGCGCTGCTGCCGTGCTTGGAAGTCCCGCTTCCATGTTGGGGGCCGTTTTGCTCTCATTCGCTGTCCGTTTCTTCTAG
- a CDS encoding NAD(P)H-dependent flavin oxidoreductase (transcript_id=CADANIAT00005609), whose product MPFKTWLTETLGIKVPIVQGGMMWVGRAEMTSAVANAGGLGFLFGVNITMLPAINAPDYLAYAKAAVQEGIKIIETAGNPEPILNLNSSLPTGVFGTATNIRGLLQRWSRRRMCAQELKIPFIASGGFCDGKGLATALVLGAQGINMGTRWMCTVEAPIHQNVKEAIVKMDENGTILVLRKFRNTTRLARNEVTLEVHKIENSKLDPQFQEVAHLMSGARGRGVYETGDINAGVWSVGLAAGLIKSIPTCEELARTIEREAVDALSKASSLYSNRASL is encoded by the exons ATGCCGTTCAAGACGTGGTTAACAGAAACCCTGGGGATCAAGGTCCCCATCGTGCAAGGAG GGATGATGTGGGTTGGTCGCGCCG AAATGACATCAGCCGTTGCAAATGCTGGAGGTCTCGGGTTCTTA TTCGGCGTCAACATCACCATGCTTCCCGCCATTAACGCCCCCGACTACCTGGCCTATGCTAAGGCTGCCGTCCAAGAGGGCATCAAGATCATCGAGACCGCCGGAAACCCTGAGCCTATTCTCAA CCTGAATAG TTCTCTTCCAACTGGAGTGTTCGGAACAGCGACTAATATCAGAGGATTATTGCAGCGCTGGTCACGGAGGCGAAT GTGCGCTCAAGAGCTGAAGATCCCATTCATCGCATCCGGTGGTTTCTGCGACGGCAAGGGACTGGCTACGGCACTTGTCCTTGGAGCGCAAGG GATCAACATGGGCACTCGCTGGATGTGCACAGTCGAGGCCCCAATTCATCAGAATGTCAAAGAAGCAATTGTCAAGATGGACGAGAATGGCACAATCCTCGTTCTGCGAAAGTTCCGCAACACCACGCGTTTGGCCCGG AACGAGGTCACGCTGGAGGTACATAAAATTGAGAACAGCAAGCTAGACCCTCAATTTCAAGAAGTGGCGCATCTTATGTCTGGTGCTCGGGGAAGAGGAGTATACGAGACGGGTGACATCAACGCGGGTGTTTGGTCCGTCGGTCTTGCTGCCGGGCTGATTAAGTCTATCCCGACATGCGAAGAGCTCGCCCGTACCATCGAGCGGGAGGCGGTCGATGCTCTGTCAAAGGCATCCAGTCTGTATAGCAACCGCGCCAGCCTTTAA
- the cps1 gene encoding Gly-Xaa carboxypeptidase (transcript_id=CADANIAT00005610) — MRSPFTPLAIGFGFLSNAGALTIPSFPQQLLGASAAEEICPLPAKVTFDDSNLFPSVQYFQNETILQRQVDRLSRAVQIPTQITDYMTDPNDDAFAPFVDFHKLLAGLFPLVYSKAKIEHVNRFNLIITLEPPSETVEKRKPLLFTAHQDVVPINDASDWTHPPFSGYFDGEFLWGRGSSDCKNGLIGLLSVAEDLLSQNWTPSRPIVLAFGFDEEAQGYIGAARIAPVLEERYGKDGVEFILDEGGGGITTLRSSLSSAGEEFEDESVIYALPDVGEKGAVTIVLTLAVPGGHSSVPPRHTGVGIMSEIIYKLENTELDIFTPILGSNHPSRRVFECQVRHSPEYVEDWLASALDSDDQAATAEAIARSRGESVRFTLQSSQAADIFNGGIKSNALPEKITAVVNYRIALHQTPKMLQDRAEKIIEPIVEKFNLTWSRFLDTNKDEISSEVASSGHLTLSTLNSPLEPAPVSPTDIDTSPVWARFAGVARSVFESVPSLKGKTVVVGGDITTGNTDTRLYWNLSPNIYRWSPAREGRALNIHTVDERVGIDAHLEAMMLYYDLIRAFDAWDAAEQQTSDL; from the exons ATGCGGTCTCCATTTACCCCTCTAGCAATCGGCTTTGGCTTCCTATCCAACGCTGGGGCCTTGACAATCCCTTCTTttccgcagcagctccttgGGGCTTCggctgcagaagagatttGCCCTCTTCCTGCAAAGGTCACTTTCGACGACAGCAATCTCTTCCCATCTGTTCAATACTTCCAAAATGAAACCATCCTCCAGCGTCAAGTTGATCGTCTTTCCAGAGCTGTTCAAATCCCGACTCAGATCACTGATTACATGACTGATCCCAATGACGACGCATTTGCGCCCTTTGTTGACTTCCACAAGCTTCTTGCTGGGCTCTTTCCTCTTGT CTACTCCAAAGCCAAGATCGAGCACGTCAACCGCTTCAATCTTATAATAACACTTGAACCTCCCTCGGAAACTgtagaaaagagaaagccCCTTCTCTTTACGGCTCATCAAGATGTGGTCCCTATTAACGATGCCTCAGACTGGACGCATCCTCCCTTCTCAGGGTATTTTGATGGCGAGTTTCTCTGGGGACGAGGAAGCAGCGACTGCAAAAACGGCCTTATCGGTCTTCTCTCTGTAGCCGAGGATCTCCTATCTCAGAACTGGACGCCATCTCGACCGATTGTCCTGGCGTTTGGattcgacgaggaggcaCAAGGGTATATTGGTGCTGCGCGAATCGCTCCGGTTCTGGAGGAAAGATATGGGAAAGATGGAGTAGAATTCATCCTTGACGAAGGAGGTGGCGGTATCACCACCCTTCGCTCATCGTTATCTTCCGCTGGAGAGGAATTTGAGGACGAGAGTGTGATTTACGCGCTCCCGGATGTTGGCGAGAAAGGCGCCGTCACGATCGTCCTTACCCTCGCTGTCCCTGGTGGCCATAGTTCCGTTCCGCCCAGACATACCGGGGTCGGCATAATGTCGGAAATTATTTACAAGCTAGAGAATACTGAGCTTGACATTTTCACGCCCATTTTAGGGTCTAATCACCCTTCTCGCCGAGTGTTTGAGTGCCAGGTCCGCCATTCTCCTGAATATGTGGAGGACTGGCTTGCTTCTGCGCTTGACTCGGATGATCAGGCAGCAACGGCCGAAGCAATTGCTAGGTCTCGTGGAGAAAGCGTTCGATTCACTCTCCAGTCGTCCCAGGCAGCGGATATATTCAATGGAGGCATAAAGAGCAACGCGCTTCCGGAAAAGATCACCGCTGTCGTGAATTATCGCATCGCATTGCACCAAACCCCGAAGATGCTCCAAGACCGAGCGGAGAAGATCATAGAGCCCATTGTAGAGAAGTTCAAtttgacctggtccagatTCTTGGATACCAACAAGGACGAGATCAGCAGTGAAGTGGCAAGCAGTGGTCATCTCACGCTCTCGACCCTAAATTCTCCTCTCGAGCCAGCCCCCGTTAGCCCTACTGATATCGATACAAGTCCCGTTTGGGCACGGTTTGCCGGTGTCGCCCGCTCGGTCTTCGAGTCTGTTCCAAGTCTGAAAGGCAAAACTGTCGTTGTTGGTGGGGACATCACCACCGGCAACACGGATACCAGGCTTTACTGGAACCTATCGCCAAACATTTACCGCTGGAGTCCCGCGCGCGAGGGCCGTGCGTTGAATATCCACACTGTGGATGAAAGAGTTGGCATTGATGCTCACCTCGAGGCGATGATGCTGTATTATG ATCTGATCCGGGCCTTTGATGCATGGGACGCTGCGGAACAACAAACCTCAGACCTTTGA
- the gta1 gene encoding glutaminase GtaA (transcript_id=CADANIAT00005611): MRTFLLGILCAPLAILTGAASTFSPARPPALPLAVKSPYLSTWLPAGKDGGNGGYLAGEWPAFWEGQITGWAGLIRVDGQVYTWMGLPGSATVNQTAYEYTSTKSIFTMHIGDMVEMKITFLSPITPNDLRRQSLVFSYLDVSVTSLDGQSHSVQVYADISAEFASGDRSAIAQWNYGVTSDGVAYHKIYRQTPLLFSEHRDQAEWGDWYWATDNVAGLTYQAGPDVDVREAFARNGKLTNNNDVNYRAISNNWPVFGFAHDLGSISSSTKVLFSIGLTQREAIQYSGNSSTLSPLPALWTSYFSTALDALDFFHHDYQKSNSLSSDLDRRIAQDSVAAAGHDYLTITSLSIRQAFAATQLCGPANDPYLFMKEISSNGNMNTVDVIFPAHPVFLYTNPALLKYLLRPHLEIQESGNYPNSYAMHDIGAHYPNATGHPDGNDEPMPLEECGNMVIMALAYAQKAGDTAYLESHYTILRRWTDYLIEDSLYPANQISTDDFAGPLANQTNLALKGIIGIEAMSVIASLTGDSDDKMNLTNYAHDYIEKWLILGIARNTTYPHTTLSYGSNESHGLLYNLYADRELGLNLVPQSVYDMQSNFYPTIKGQYGVPLDTRHQYTKGDWELFTAAVASVSTRDMFIKLLAQWINETPTNRPLTDLYDTVTGDYPPVVFIARPVMGAAFTLLLLD, encoded by the exons ATGCGTACTTTTCTACTAGGCATCCTGTGCGCACCCCTGGCTATCCTTACAGGAGCCGCATCGACTTTTTCTCCAGCACGCCCTCCGGCTCTTCCTCTAGCGGTCAAATCTCCGTACTTGAGTACTTGGCTGCCGGCGGGGAAAGACGGCGGCAATGGAGGCTACCTTGCAGGGGAATGGCCAGCGTTCTGGGA AGGCCAAATAACAGGATGGGCTGGCCTTATTCGTGTGGATGGCCAGGTCTATACATGGATGGGCCTTCCAGGCTCAGCCACTGTGAACCAGACTGCGTATGAGTACACTTCAACGAAGAGCATTTTCACCATGCATATTGGTGATATGGTAGAGATGAAGATAACCTTCCTTTCACCAATTACACCGAATGATCTTCGACGGCAGTCCCTAGTGTTTTCGTATCTTGACGTGAGTGTCACCTCACTCGACGGCCAGTCCCACAGTGTACAGGTGTACGCTGACATATCAGCTG AATTTGCGTCTGGCGACCGTTCCGCCATAGCACAATGGAACTATGGTGTTACCAGTGACGGCGTAGCCTATCATAAGATCTATCGCCAGACGCCGCTCCTATTCTCTGAGCATAGAGACCAAGCTGAATGGGGTGATTGGTACTGGGCAACTGACAATGTAGCAGGACTCACTTACCAGGCTGGTCCAGATGTTGATGTCCGGGAAGCTTTTGCGCGCAATGGAAAGCTAACCAATAACAACGACGTCAACTACAGAGCTATCTCCAACAACTGGCCGGTGTTTGGTTTTGCCCATGACCTTGGGTCTATCAGCTCTTCTACTAAGGTGCTTTTCTCAATAGGGCTAACCCAGCGAGAGGCAATCCAGTATAGCGGGAACTCTTCCACCCTTTCTCCTTTGCCTGCTCTGTGGACGAGCTATTTCAGCACTGCCTTGGATGCC CTTGACTTCTTCCACCATGATTATCAGAAGTCAAactctctttcttcagatCTTGATCGGCGAATTGCACAAGATTCCGTTGCCGCTGCCGGTCACGACTACCTTACCATTACATCCCTCAGCATTCGTCAAGCTTTCGCTGCAACCCAGCTGTGTGGGCCAGCAAATGATCCGTATCTCTTTATGAAAGAAATCTCCTCCAACGGCAACATGAACACGGTAGATGTGATCTTCCCTGCTCATCCCGTCTTCTTATACACAAACCCAGCACTGCTTAAATATCTCCTGCGCCCACATTTGGAGATCCAGGAGTCTGGAAATTACCCCAACTCCTATGCTATGCATGATATCGGTGCTCATTACCCTAACGCTACAGGCCATCCGGATGGCAATGACGAGCCAATGCCGTTGGAGGAGTGCGGTAATATGGTGATCATGGCTCTAGCATATGCGCAGAAGGCCGGGGACACAGCGTACCTGGAAAGCCACTACACAATACTGAGACGTTGGACGGACTACTTGATCGAAGATTCTCTTTATCCGGCGAACCAAATATCGACAGATGATTTCGCAGGTCCATTGGC AAATCAAACCAACCTCGCCCTGAAGGGAATCATCGGTATCGAGGCCATGTCTGTCATCGCTAGCCTGACAGGAGACTCTGATGATAAGATGAATCTCACCAATTACGCCCACGATTACATCGAAAAATGGCTGATTTTGGGAATTGCACGTAACACAACGTATCCGCATACAACATTGTCGTACGGATCAAACGAGTCTCATG GACTCCTGTACAACCTTTACGCAGATCGCGAGCTAGGCTTGAACCTGGTCCCGCAATCTGTGTATGACATGCAGAGCAACTTCTACCCGACAATCAAGGGTCAATACGGAGTGCCACTGGATACCCGCCATCAATACACGAAAG GTGATTGGGAGCTCTTCACGGCGGCAGTCGCATCAGTAAGCACACGAGACATGTTCATCAAACTACTTGCCCAGTGGATAAACGAGACGCCAACGAACCGTCCACTTACGGATCTCTATGACACTGTAACCGGAGA CTACCCACCGGTAGTTTTCATCGCTCGACCTGTCATGGGCGCGGCATTCACTTTGTTGCTTCTCGACTGA